DNA from candidate division WOR-3 bacterium:
CCGTACCCAGGACGCGAGCCTCGCCTGAACGTAACGGCACTTCCGACCGTTCAGTCACTGCTAACGTCGCCGTGTCAAAGATGCACACTCCCGCGCTCCAGCACGACGCGTATACGTAAGGTGAATCGCATACCACTCGCCTGACGAAATCCGGTGTTGAATAGTATGCCAACAGCCTCGGATTTCGTGGATCCGAAATGTCCACCAACCCGAGCCCCTTTGCGCCCACATAGGCGTAGTCACCGAGCACTTTCACGTCGTATCCCGCGTTGCTGACGGGCGCAGCGCCCAACTCATAGACATTGAGCAGGTTCGCCACGCTCCAGATGTGCAGCGAGTCATCGAAGTCGGAAACGAACAGCAGACTGTCGCGCACACAACAGCCCCAAGCGCTGGCTCCGGCCAGGACCTTCACGGGCGAGGGATTGCGAGGATCAGACACGTCCACAACGTAGACGCCATCGTACGGACCTGCAATGTATGCTACTAATCAGAGCATAAAATGTTTGACATGGGAGTCGGTTTGGTGTATACTGTGAGTAATGAGAGAAGACGATACTCGGCGTCTATCGCCGGCGGCTTTGGATGTGCTGCGTGTGCGGGTGATGAAA
Protein-coding regions in this window:
- a CDS encoding T9SS type A sorting domain-containing protein — translated: MSDPRNPSPVKVLAGASAWGCCVRDSLLFVSDFDDSLHIWSVANLLNVYELGAAPVSNAGYDVKVLGDYAYVGAKGLGLVDISDPRNPRLLAYYSTPDFVRRVVCDSPYVYASCWSAGVCIFDTATLAVTERSEVPLRSGEARVLGTVTNGRVSIEFTEATRKEVNLQVFDVTGKSAGRADALDAGPGTTRYLLDLSSRAAGVYIVRVNVGDRINHLRITKLQ